Genomic segment of Anaerolineales bacterium:
GGGGCTGGCGGAGTTCCCTCCGATCGTGATCGGGCGGCCGGCCTGGGACAACTGGATCGTTTTCTGGTGTCTGGCGCGCCGGATGGACGCGGTCAACGGCTCGGATTTTATCCTGGCGGTACACCAGAATCACGATTACGGCCACCACGCCGGCGGACAACGGGGAGTGTATGCGGGCGAGGAAGCCAAACGCAATTTCGCCCTCGCCAGCTACGAACGGTACCTCTACGGAACTCCGGACGCCACCCATCGCGTCCGCCCGGATGGAAGAATCGTCCGTGCCTACTCGGCGGACATCCTCCGCCGCCGGATCCGGACCTTCCCCGACCTGATGCGGGTGTGGGTCCTCGGGCGGAAACGGTGGAAGCCCGGCTGAGCCCGGAAACCCCGATAGGAAGGGTCGATCTATGGCGAAATCCCAGGCCAAGCAAACCGGTTCTTCCGCATCCTCCTGGCGCGGATCGGAAGCCCTGATAACCCTCGGCCTGCTGATATTCGGAATCCTCTGCCAGCTGCCGGTCCTCACCGACCGGTTTCCGGGATTGGACGACAGCGGATACCTTTTCGACGGGGTCCGGTTGGTGGAGCAAGGCGCGTTGATGCCCCTGGGAAGCGGGCCGCTGTCCGGAATCCTCAACGGGATCCTGTACCTCTTCTTTCCCCGCGACCACATGCTGCTCGGGTACGTTTCCATGATCCGCAGGGTTCTGTTGTTGGTCGGGATCATGGCCGCCTCCGGGATCGCGGGCAGGGCCGTCGGCGGGCGTGGATGCGGCTGGGCGGCGATGGCGATCACCGCCTTCGCCCGTCCGGTGACGACCGCCTTGATGGTGACGGCGGATTCGCTGTATTCCGCGCTGGCCGGCTTGGCATTCGCGGTCCTGATCGCCGGATGGATCCCCGAGCGGCAGGGAGTCCGCCGGATCTCGGGCGCGCGCTGGACCGCCGCCGGCTTGCTTATCGGATTCTCGGCGCTCGCCCGGTTGGACGGCGTGATCTTAGGATCGGCGCTGGTTCTCTGCGTCTGGTTTTTCAGGGGAAGAAACAAGCCCGCGGCGCGCGACTCGCTGGCCTTCGGCGTCGCTTTTCTCGGGCCGGTTCTGGCGTATTTCCTCCTGTTCGGAATCGTCCGCGGCTCCTGGGATCCGCAGATTGGGCAGCGGAGCTACCTGGCGTTCGAACAGGGGCACAACTTTTTGTATACCGACCGCTACGAAGTCATCCCGTCGCCCAGTTCGGCCGACCTCTACGGGACGGCCGAGGAAAATGGAAACAGCGTCCTGCGGGCGATCGCCCGCAACCCCGGCGCGTTTCTCGCCCGCCTTCCGCGGACGGCGGCCAACGCAATGCGGATGTTCAACGACGCCTACAGCATCCTGGGCGGGGCGATGTTCCTTTTTCTGGCCGCCGGAGGGGCGCTGGCGCTGTGGAACGGTGAAAAGCGCGCGGTGTGCGGATTGGCGGCTTTGTGGTGTCTGCCGCTTCTCGGGTACGGCTTGGCCTCCTACCGCCCCGGTTTCTTCGCGATGCTCTTTCCCGTCCTGCTGGCCGTGGCGGCCGGCGGGGCCGTGGCGGCCGTTCCGCGATGGAAGGCGCTGATCCAATCCGACCAGGCTTCTCCGGCCGCGGTTTGGACGCTGGCGGCGCTGGCCATGCTCTCCGCCCAGGCGGCGTTCGCCAAGGATCAGTACGGCGCGTGGGGAGCGCGGAGGGAGATGGAGGAGCAATACCAGGCTTGGTTGACCGAGCTCTCCGAGCAGGTTCCGCGCGGCGAATGCGTGATCGCTTACAACGCGGCGGACGCCGTCTATTCCAACCATGAGGTCTACGGGCATTGGCAGTTGTTCTACGAAGCGGGCGACGCCGAGGCGTTGCGGCGGGCGATGCGGGAAGCCGGGTGCCGCTATCTGGTGGTGGACGACTCCCTGCGCTCCCTGGCGCCCGATTTTGTCCCGATCGCGGAAGGCGCGCTGGAGGAAGTATATGTCAGCCGCGACGGATCGCGCACGGTGCTGATATTAGAGTCCTGATCCGCCATGCCCTCCCCCCGGATCAGCGTCATCATCCCGTTCCTCAACATGCATGCCTTCCTGGCCGAGGCGGTGGAATCGGTTTACGCCCAGACGCTTTCCGATTGGGAGCTGATTCTGGTCGACGACGGCTCGGAGGACGGGAGCGCCGCGCGCGCGCGCGAGTATGCCCGCCGCGATCCTTCCCGGGTCCGCGCGCTGCCGCCGGGGCCGGGCGACGCCCACGGGGCGAGCGCGGCGCGCAACCGCGGATTGCGTTCGGCGCGCGGGGAATTCATCGCCTTCCTCGACGCGGACGACATCTGGCTGGAGCAAAAACTCAAACGGCAGGCGAAAATCCTCGACGAGGCGCCCGAGGCGGCGATGACCTTCGCCAGGGTGCGGTATTTTTTCAACGATCCGAAAGCGGGGGAGGGGTGGGATCAGCCCTTCGAGCCGCTCGAGGACCGAGTCTACTTCCCTCCGGAGTTGACCCTGGCCTTCCTGCGGGACGCCAACATCTATCCCTGCCCGACGGCCACCCTCATCCGGCGGTCCGCGCTGGAAAAGGTCGGTGGATTCGAAGAGCGGTTCCGCAAAGTGCGGACCGACATGGCGGTGTGGGCTAAGCTCAGCCTGAG
This window contains:
- a CDS encoding glycosyltransferase family 2 protein — protein: MPSPRISVIIPFLNMHAFLAEAVESVYAQTLSDWELILVDDGSEDGSAARAREYARRDPSRVRALPPGPGDAHGASAARNRGLRSARGEFIAFLDADDIWLEQKLKRQAKILDEAPEAAMTFARVRYFFNDPKAGEGWDQPFEPLEDRVYFPPELTLAFLRDANIYPCPTATLIRRSALEKVGGFEERFRKVRTDMAVWAKLSLSFPVRADSAFVARYRQHGQSSVAQVFGDPEAHRRNELDFWGWLLEYLSGLPRKLRREPEDLVCRQMLRLILSEVTKGRPMNPLVWRWKILRRIWHHPAFRREGRWIRILLHRGPFG